One genomic region from Rosa rugosa chromosome 1, drRosRugo1.1, whole genome shotgun sequence encodes:
- the LOC133743630 gene encoding putative F-box/kelch-repeat protein At1g12870, which yields MEIEGRSEVKVRSTSLTDDVLVEILSRLSVKSLLRFMCVSKEWHALIKSSYFTTIHLERSDRKLSLVFKSKLTKDGYEFAMSLLRNESTPNLSLDLSFLDCTIWSFRISIRVVGSSNGLVCLSLFQYIVVWNPATKQFRFLPNKTAYHRLLGFEFIQDISDYKLVSILLHDDNIFRAKVFTRRSNCWREVKSHCCSPLGVVCVGFSSITLTGVLYSPLQIEHRVSHLNDKTSRDEVFHVIPLPESISRTSALFSWKNSLAFLGGHEQEPDCELWMMTEEPSATTRMPWVKQLILKPSSLSRYIFGSWKDECLLWRDTNDEDLHFYDPTSQKLTKLPQHDQTHGYRYDQAINYVESLVSVD from the coding sequence GTTTATGTGTGTATCAAAGGAGTGGCATGCTCTCATAAAAAGCTCTTATTTCACTACCATTCATCTTGAACGCTCGGATCGCAAACTTTCCCTTGTCTTTAAGAGTAAGTTAACTAAAGATGGCTATGAATTTGCAATGTCATTGCTTCGCAATGAGTCAACACCCAATTTGAGTTTGGATCTATCTTTCCTTGACTGTACAATCTGGTCGTTCAGAATTTCTATTAGAGTGGTTGGATCTAGTAATGGCTTAGTTTGTCTTAGTTTATTTCAGTATATAGTTGTATGGAACCCAGCCACAAAACAGTTTAGGTTTCTTCCTAATAAGACAGCTTATCATCGTCTACTAGGTTTTGAGTTCATTCAGGACATTAGTGATTATAAATTGGTCAGCATTCTCTTACATGATGACAACATTTTTCGAGCTAAGGTCTTCACCCGAAGATCAAATTGTTGGAGAGAAGTCAAAAGCCACTGCTGTTCGCCACTTGGAGTTGTATGCGTAGGGTTTTCTTCAATCACCTTGACCGGGGTGCTGTATTCGCCTCTGCAGATAGAGCATCGAGTATCCCATTTGAATGACAAGACTTCTCGCGATGAGGTCTTCCATGTGATACCATTACCAGAGAGCATTAGTCGAACAAGTGCACTCTTTTCATGGAAAAATTCATTGGCATTTCTAGGAGGTCATGAACAAGAACCAGACTGTGAGCTTTGGATGATGACTGAAGAGCCTTCTGCTACTACACGAATGCCTTGGGTTAAACAGCTTATCCTCAAACCCTCATCACTGTCAAGATATATCTTTGGATCTTGGAAAGATGAATGTCTTTTATGGAGAGATACGAATGATGAAGACCTGCATTTTTACGATCCTACGAGCCAGAAATTGACAAAGCTTCCACAACATGATCAAACACATGGTTACAGATATGATCAAGCAATCAACTATGTGGAGAGCCTAGTTTCAGTAGACTGA